In the genome of Shewanella denitrificans OS217, the window AGCGTAGTTCTGTGACAAACATTTATTCGGCTACCTTATTTTCAAGAATTTGAACTCTTGCAGTGAGTTGGTCTATTTGTTGAGTCAATTGCTGAATTGTCAAAAGTAACTGCTGCAGATCAAGGTCAGTATTCGATGCTTGCAGCGCATTGTCCTCAGCTTGACTCAAGTCTACATCGGCAAGGCTTGCCCAGCACTCCTTAGGCATAGCTTTAAATTCTTTGAGCCCCTGAATGATTATGGGTATAGGCAGTTTATTGCGTAAACGTGACTTAACTAAGGCTAAATTGGGTACATGACCACTTAAGGCGATGGCTTTTGCGGCAGCGAGCACTTGGTCAATTGGACTCATTGTTGGTTAATTTCCTCATATGTTGATAAATTCGAATGCTACCAAGCAAGCCTGATATTAATTAATTTCTTCAAATCAATATGTTATAAGTAATCCCTATTCTGGCATATATTTTGCTTTTCATTGGTTCTATATCACCATTATTTTAAAAAATAACATGAGTAGTGGCAATTTAAACAAAAAGGACCAGACATGAAATCAAAACTTATCCCAATAGCAATGTTAACCAGCCTAAGTCTATTAATGAGTGGTTGTGTGCTCAATGTAGGTGAGCATGGATCTGCCAGAAATAGTGATTGGGAACAGCAACAACAAATGAATCGTGACAATATTGCCAAACTTTCCATGGGAATGGACGCTCAACAAGTGTCATTACTCATGGGAACCGCCGATTTTAGTGAAGCGTTTGTGACTCAAGCCTCAGCCCAAGATGCAGAGCAGCAAGTTCAAGTGTTTTTCTATCGTACTCAATGGAGTAAAGGCGATGGCAAAACGACTAAAGATGAATGCACTCCCGTCGTTTTACGCAACAACAAGTTGATTGGTTGGGGTGATGCGGCTTATAAGATGATCTAAATTGCTTTTATTTCCGCAATAAGACGTCCAATTGGTCCACCAGTTCTGACCATTGGGCGTCTTCATTCAAGGCTTCTTTAATGAAGTTCCGCTGCGCTGGAGTCCAAAATGTGGCATCGGCCAGATGCACATGGTGTTTAATTTTATTTTTATTAATAAAATCTTCTATTTCTTTAGGTTGATGGCCTAAACCTAGTTGCTGAAATAAATGGGTTAGATCGTTCTGTGTCGTGTCCATAATCAAGTTCCTCTATTCATCCTACTCTGAGTATAAAAGCCTAATTTCAAAGCACAAGGGGCTTGCACAATGTTATTTTTTTGTTAACTTGGAGGTAACTCTGTTTAAATAGGATACTGCTTATGGAAACTGCCCCGTTGGAACAATATCGCGCCGTGTATTTAACAGCTGATGATCTTAGGATTGCAGCCTCCATTATTTATAATGCCTACCAAAACGATGCCTATTTTTTGGCGATTCTTTTTTCAGGGGACAAAGTCAGCTACGAGCAAAAATTGCGCGCCGCCATTCGCGAAGAACTCAATGAATTATGGCAGCAAGAACAACCGCTAATAGGATGGTTTGACGGTGACAGACTCATAGGGGTTGCTTGTATCATCACTCACCAAGTCCCCATAGGAGAGAGTCGCTATTGGCATTGGCGGTTTAAGATGTTGCTAGGAACTGGCTGGAAGTCGACTCAAGGTTTGATGCAAAAAGAAACCTCTATCATAGAACAGTTGCCCAGTGATCAATGCGGTATACTGCAGTTTATTGCCTTAGCCCCGAGTGAGCAGCATAAAGGCCATGGCGGTCAATTGATTGAGGCTGTACTAAGTTGGTGTGACGAACAGCCCAAGTTAGAAGGACTCGGGGTATTTGTCAGTAACGACAGCCACAGTCACCTTTTTCAGCAACATGGATTCATTAACTTAACGTCGATGAAGATAGGGGATGTGGATGGTGACTTGCTCTTCTATCATGGCCAACTCAGTGAATAAGGTTTCTCCCCCTTCAATATAAGCTCTGCAAGCTGTGTGAGAGATCTCTTACACGATTTGTGAGCATTGGCGTTATTGTTTGCAGCTAAGCTTATACCGCATTGGCTTAAGTCATTCATTCTCCTTTATTATTTTCACCCGTTGGTCTGGCAAAGCATTTTTTTTGTATTTATTTTCAAAATATCTTTTTAGGTGCATGTTTCCTAGGGGGAAGCTGGCATATGATTAACACATCCAAGGAACAGGATGAAAGGAACAGGAAGCGCTCAAGGTAGAGCATACTCAAGGTAGAGCATACTCAAGGTAGAGTCACTTGATCAGGATGATTGAGTACAAGGATGAAAATGGATAACCCCAAGGAAGACCTAAGGTTAGGGGATGCAAGGGAAGGCCAGTGAAGACATAATGTCTCGCTACCAGGATTAAGATTGTCATGGATGATATAGGACACGCTTAAGGACTGAGCAGGCTCAGTAAAGGATGACTGAGAAAAAGGACGGTATTTTAGATGATACAGGGAACACAAGGATGCTAAGGACAGACGCAAGGGATGCAAGTTAGACGCAAGGACGGTGCAGGGAGCACAACAATAGCAGGATTGCAAAGAATAACAGGCCACGAAATACTATCGTGGCCTTTCTTTTGGCTGTTTTACGATAATGAATAGCAAAAAATACTTTATCTTGGTGGGATACATCAAAAAATGATGCTAATTGGATTAGATCATTCAGTAGAATCTGAATGGGATAATTTTGTTAATGTTTAATCTATTAATTTCAACATGTTGCTGTAACATGAGACATTTGTCATTCATCCTGTAGATATTTAAAACCTGCCTTTCTTCATCGTTGTGATAGATATTGATAGCTAAGGCAATAAAAAGAGCCTCCATGATAGTGAGGCTCTTTTTTGGGAAATGTTACATAGAGCAATTGGTTACAAGTTAAAGTGATGCATTAAATGCTTTAAACCCTTCCGTTGTCGCTGGTGCTGGTGGCGAGATTTTACTGACTACCACGCCGAAAATTAAGGCGAGGGCAAAACCGGGTAAAATTTCGTAAAGTTCAAATATTCCGCCTGAAAGCTGCTTCCATACCACTACGGTAATCGCGCCTGCGAGTATGCTGGCGATGGCGCCATTACGGCTGTAACCTTGCCAAAACAGGGATAAGAGTACTACAGGTCCAAATGCGGCACCAAAGCCGGCCCACGCATAACTCACTAAGCCTAATACACTACTTTGTGGATCCAGTGCCACAACCCCTGCAACTAATGCGATGGCTATGACGCCAAAGCGGCCCACGAGTATGAGTTCTTTATCACTTGCCTGCGGGCGAAGCCATTTTAAGTAAAAATCTTCGGTGACTACGCTGGAGCAAACCAACAGCTGTGAATCTATGGTACTCATAATGGCTGACAAAATAGCGGCGATAAGTAGACCACCAATCCATGGATTAAACACAGCATGCGTTAACTGAATAAACACAGTCTCGGCATTTTCGATGGGGCTATTGGCAAAATACAGACTGCCGGCAATACCCGTCGCTAGGGAGCCTATCAGGGCTAAGGCCATCCAACCCATGGCGATACGGCGAGATAAAGGTAAGTCGGAAACCTGACCTATGGCCATAAACCGCGACAAAATATGTGGCTGACCAAAATAGCCAAGCCCCCAAGCGAGTAAGGAAATCAAGCCAATGAGGCTGGTTTCATCGCTGATAAAATTGAGCATGGCAGGATCGATAACGCTTAAATTGTGCTGGATTTCAGGTTCACTAAAAATGACCACGGGCACAAACACTAAGGCGATAAGCATTAAACAGCCTTGGAAAAAGTCGGTCCAACTTACGGCAAAAAAACCACCCACAAAGGTGTATGACACTATGATGAAAGAGCCAATGAGCAGGGCCGTGGTGTAATCGAGTCCAAAGACTTTTTCAAACAAGATGGCGCCGCCCACCATGCCAGAGGAAGCGTAAAAAGTGAAAAAAACCAAGATGGTAATGGCGGATAATAACCTGATCACGCCCTTAGGATCATTGAAGCGATTTTCAAAAAAATCGGGTAACGTCAGTGCGTTATCAGCAAGTTCTGTGTAAACCCGCAGGCGTTTTGCCACAAACAGCCAATTGAGCCAAGCGCCAAATATAAGTCCAAATCCTATCCAAGACTCTCCAAGTCCGCCAAGGTAGACGGCGCCAGGCAGACCAAGTAACAGCCAACCCGACATGTCAGATGCGCCCACAGAAAGCGCAGTCACAGCCGGTCCCATTTTACGGCCACCGAGAATATAATCTCCCACAGTGTCAGTTTTTTTAAAGGCCCAGAAACCAATGGCCATCATCAGGGCGAGGTAACCAAAAAAGGTAATAAAAATAGGCGTTTCAATCGTCATATCGGGTCCATTTTATAGGTTTTTTTCTATGCTAACAGAAGTCATAGTATTTGCATTAAGTAAATGAGTTGTAATCCCAGTCAGCAGACCTGTTGAATATTGATTGATATTCTCGATATGAGTTTGTTTTTATTATTTATTTTTTAATTTCGTGGATTTGGCGTTAGTGAGGGGCTGTAGAAATCATCAAAGAGTGCTACTAAAGAAGCAGGCTGCTCATTTGAGCAGCCTGCTTGATAACTTATGTTCGCCAACCTAACAGGCTCACTGACAAGTCTTAGATAAAAGTGTTCTCTATGTCAGATTTAACTTGGTTAAGATCTTGTGCTTGTTCACCCACAAGCAGCATATAACTGCCGGCCGCTTGGAACCCGAGGCCTTGATATTTATTGTCAGCGAAAACCTCTTCCATCACCATGCGATTCTCAATCGGCACAATAAAGACGGTCACTTTGCCGTGGGCGCCTTGCATGACGAGATGCAAGCCTTGCACCCCTTGAAAATCACAGTAGGTGGTGAAGTAAATCTTACCGGGTTGGCCAACAAACTTAGCATTATGCATGCCTGTGAGCCCCGCTAGCTTAAAGTTAACATCCTCGAAGGCCAGATTTTGATCCATGCTCAGTGCTCTTGGTTCGTGATACACGTGAGCGAGGGCATTTTCAGATAAGTTCACAGGAGTTAATTGCAATAAGCTAAAGCTAATCCCCACCACGAAGGCGATAGAAGCCGCCATAGCCACTAAGTAACCTGTGCTCTTGCGCTGGGCTTGATGTTGAGTGATGTGCTGGCGCAATAGGATCTTGTCGGCGAGATCATCACTCACATCGATTTTTAGTGCCTGGGTTAGCTTGGCATCTAAGTCGTTTAATTCTTTCACTAGCGCCGCATCCTTGGGATGAAGGTTAATATGCTGGATAAAATCTTCAGCTTGACTGCTAGGTTCGCCATAGGCATGGCGACGAAACTCTAGATCATCCATTTGATTGACCTCTTACATCTGGTGCATCTAATGCGTCTTTTAATTGATTACGAGCCCTAAACAGGCGCGTCATCACAGTATTTCTGTTTAACTCTAATAGGTTAGCAATTTCATCACCGCTAAAACCACCGATGAGTTGCAGCAAGAGTGGTTCCCGATACTCCATCTCAAGCTTACCAATTTGACGTCGTAGCCAATATTGCTCGGTTTTGTCTTCCGTGCTGGAGGACAAATGATCTTCGAGGGTATCTTGTTCCACATCAGAATAATCAAACTGCTTACGTTCGAACCTGCGGGCATTTTCCCTGCGCAAAATGGTGATAAGCCAGGCTTTGGCGGCTTTATCATCCTTAAGCGAATCCAGCGAGCGCCATGCCCGTAAGAAGGTTTCTTGAGTGATATCTTCAGCTATGTGTCTATTACCACACAGCCAGTAGGCGTAGCGGAATAAATCAGTATGAAGTGCCCTGACGAGGCTATCGTAACGTCGTTGTTTAGTTAGCATGTCAGATATGACCGTGGGTTCAGACTTTTTCTTTCGAAAGCTATCGAACATATGATGATTTTTCTAATAATCCATGTTCGATAGCTTAAAAGTATGGGGATGAATAGCAAGGGAAAGTTAGCTTTCTCCCTTGCTAGTGCCAAATATCAAGGGTTTAATTCAGAAATTAGTGATTTTGGCTGAGGTTTATTTGTAGGGGTTATAGCTTGAAGCTCTTTCATGAGTTTATTTATATCAAGCTGTTGATGCGTTTTAGCGTATTTTTGAGCTTGCAGATCGTTAAGGCTTTGCCCTAGTGGCTCTGACAAGGCACTTATTTGCGCCAAGGACATAGGCTGAGCCAACACATGACTCACATAGGCTTGAATTAACACTAACGCTTGGCCTATCTCTGCATTTTTCAGTGACTGTTCAATGACCTTAAGTTTATTCTTATCACCCGTTGTCGGTGTTGATTTGACGGGTGAAATGACACTGACAATGGGGTTTGATCCTTGCGTAGTCGTCGGGACGACTGGTTCATTAACATGATCATCCGCCACAGCCTGCCCCTGAGATAATTGCGCGGCAATAAGCTGTTGTTGCAGTCTTTGTATGGTATTGAGGCTTTTGCGCCATAGCATCAAGCTTGCCAGTAACAGCAGGGCGAACGATGCACTTAGCCAATGCCAGGGGAAACTGTCAGGGTTGGTCGCCGCGTAGTCTTGCATACTGGGCACATTCGTCTGAGTGTGATTTGCCGCTATAACTAAGGATTTGGCGGGTAGCATGGCTGTTTCTTGTTGTTTCAGATGAGGATTCCACCATGGAACTTTGACTGTGGGGAGCTCGAATGTGCCGGCTTTACTCGGCACTATGGCCATAGTAATACTGTATTGAGACACGATTTGATTATCCCGCACGAAGGTTTGTCTCTGGGGCTTTTCTGGATATATTTTAAGCCCATCGGGAGCGGTAAACTCAATCTCAGGTAAGCTGGTTTCATCGGTATTAGACGCGATTAAGGTGACAGTGCGGGTAATGGGGGTGCCCACTTCAAACTCAGTTTGTTCATCTGGCCAGGTTTCTTTGAGTAGCGCTAAATCGCTGACAAACCATTTTCCTTGAAAACTGGCAGGAACTGGGTTGATAGCAATCACTTGCTTTTCAGCTAAGGCTTGCATAGGACGGCTTTCATTAAAACCAAACATGCCTGAGCGGCCTTGGCTTTCAACTAACACATCCCCTGAGAAACTGGCGCCATTAATGGTCAGTTCA includes:
- a CDS encoding GNAT family N-acetyltransferase, giving the protein METAPLEQYRAVYLTADDLRIAASIIYNAYQNDAYFLAILFSGDKVSYEQKLRAAIREELNELWQQEQPLIGWFDGDRLIGVACIITHQVPIGESRYWHWRFKMLLGTGWKSTQGLMQKETSIIEQLPSDQCGILQFIALAPSEQHKGHGGQLIEAVLSWCDEQPKLEGLGVFVSNDSHSHLFQQHGFINLTSMKIGDVDGDLLFYHGQLSE
- a CDS encoding BatD family protein, translated to MVTKIKQLPVFIGYLLGLYLAIQASPALALTELLATIDRNPVIKGEYFVLNVVADDDINAAELDTSALLKDFQVGRTSVGRSTQIVNFDTRRETRWQILLSPKKTGVITIPQFTLQNVRSAPIVLTVAAQGSQSDESKNIFLETELSTKEAYVGQLISYKVKLFLALELQRGVLSAPSLEGAQIKQLGEDKDSNEIINGKRFRVIERTYAIIADSPGELTINGASFSGDVLVESQGRSGMFGFNESRPMQALAEKQVIAINPVPASFQGKWFVSDLALLKETWPDEQTEFEVGTPITRTVTLIASNTDETSLPEIEFTAPDGLKIYPEKPQRQTFVRDNQIVSQYSITMAIVPSKAGTFELPTVKVPWWNPHLKQQETAMLPAKSLVIAANHTQTNVPSMQDYAATNPDSFPWHWLSASFALLLLASLMLWRKSLNTIQRLQQQLIAAQLSQGQAVADDHVNEPVVPTTTQGSNPIVSVISPVKSTPTTGDKNKLKVIEQSLKNAEIGQALVLIQAYVSHVLAQPMSLAQISALSEPLGQSLNDLQAQKYAKTHQQLDINKLMKELQAITPTNKPQPKSLISELNP
- a CDS encoding DUF3192 domain-containing protein, with translation MKSKLIPIAMLTSLSLLMSGCVLNVGEHGSARNSDWEQQQQMNRDNIAKLSMGMDAQQVSLLMGTADFSEAFVTQASAQDAEQQVQVFFYRTQWSKGDGKTTKDECTPVVLRNNKLIGWGDAAYKMI
- a CDS encoding sigma-70 family RNA polymerase sigma factor, with protein sequence MFDSFRKKKSEPTVISDMLTKQRRYDSLVRALHTDLFRYAYWLCGNRHIAEDITQETFLRAWRSLDSLKDDKAAKAWLITILRRENARRFERKQFDYSDVEQDTLEDHLSSSTEDKTEQYWLRRQIGKLEMEYREPLLLQLIGGFSGDEIANLLELNRNTVMTRLFRARNQLKDALDAPDVRGQSNG
- a CDS encoding DUF3379 domain-containing protein, whose amino-acid sequence is MDDLEFRRHAYGEPSSQAEDFIQHINLHPKDAALVKELNDLDAKLTQALKIDVSDDLADKILLRQHITQHQAQRKSTGYLVAMAASIAFVVGISFSLLQLTPVNLSENALAHVYHEPRALSMDQNLAFEDVNFKLAGLTGMHNAKFVGQPGKIYFTTYCDFQGVQGLHLVMQGAHGKVTVFIVPIENRMVMEEVFADNKYQGLGFQAAGSYMLLVGEQAQDLNQVKSDIENTFI
- the putP gene encoding sodium/proline symporter PutP, coding for MTIETPIFITFFGYLALMMAIGFWAFKKTDTVGDYILGGRKMGPAVTALSVGASDMSGWLLLGLPGAVYLGGLGESWIGFGLIFGAWLNWLFVAKRLRVYTELADNALTLPDFFENRFNDPKGVIRLLSAITILVFFTFYASSGMVGGAILFEKVFGLDYTTALLIGSFIIVSYTFVGGFFAVSWTDFFQGCLMLIALVFVPVVIFSEPEIQHNLSVIDPAMLNFISDETSLIGLISLLAWGLGYFGQPHILSRFMAIGQVSDLPLSRRIAMGWMALALIGSLATGIAGSLYFANSPIENAETVFIQLTHAVFNPWIGGLLIAAILSAIMSTIDSQLLVCSSVVTEDFYLKWLRPQASDKELILVGRFGVIAIALVAGVVALDPQSSVLGLVSYAWAGFGAAFGPVVLLSLFWQGYSRNGAIASILAGAITVVVWKQLSGGIFELYEILPGFALALIFGVVVSKISPPAPATTEGFKAFNASL
- a CDS encoding DUF2789 domain-containing protein codes for the protein MDTTQNDLTHLFQQLGLGHQPKEIEDFINKNKIKHHVHLADATFWTPAQRNFIKEALNEDAQWSELVDQLDVLLRK